The following are encoded together in the Kingella negevensis genome:
- a CDS encoding GNAT family N-acetyltransferase has product MLNQEIIIHGTTSNGKVFRPSDWADRLCGILSSFNKEEQTYQEWVHPVVIDDIRCIKISPELEERNTAMFRFLMDFAADNDLRMMNYPQQEEAEETTDSVDNSAEEADEEETENAGGLREIMPNETASAFAALSVLRPTLNDINRFVTQVNTIQRAQGYRLLGVFEAGKTGAVAVCGFREVTDLLSGRHFRIDDLVVIPQYRQRGYAVQLLSEVRRIAQENGISQIHVDSHVGAERTIAHRVYFRFGFAIQSYHFVCNID; this is encoded by the coding sequence ATGTTAAACCAAGAAATCATTATTCACGGAACTACCAGCAATGGTAAAGTGTTCCGTCCAAGCGACTGGGCAGACAGATTGTGCGGCATTTTGTCTTCGTTCAACAAAGAAGAGCAAACCTATCAAGAATGGGTACACCCCGTTGTGATTGATGATATTCGCTGCATCAAAATCAGCCCCGAATTGGAAGAGCGCAACACCGCAATGTTTCGCTTTCTGATGGATTTTGCCGCAGATAACGATTTACGCATGATGAATTATCCACAGCAAGAAGAAGCAGAAGAAACGACAGATTCTGTGGATAACTCAGCAGAAGAAGCTGATGAAGAAGAAACCGAAAATGCAGGCGGATTGCGCGAAATCATGCCCAATGAAACCGCGTCCGCGTTCGCTGCATTGAGCGTATTGCGCCCTACTCTCAACGATATTAACCGCTTTGTTACCCAAGTGAACACCATTCAACGCGCACAAGGTTATCGCTTGCTGGGTGTGTTTGAAGCAGGCAAAACAGGCGCAGTTGCCGTGTGTGGTTTCCGAGAAGTAACCGATTTATTAAGCGGACGACATTTTCGCATTGATGATTTGGTTGTGATTCCGCAATATCGCCAACGCGGTTACGCCGTGCAACTGCTTTCAGAAGTGCGCCGCATTGCGCAAGAAAACGGTATCAGCCAAATTCATGTGGATAGCCATGTGGGCGCAGAACGCACGATTGCCCATCGCGTGTATTTCCGTTTTGGTTTTGCTATTCAGTCTTATCACTTTGTATGTAATATTGATTAA